A portion of the Flavobacterium limnophilum genome contains these proteins:
- a CDS encoding 50S ribosomal protein L25/general stress protein Ctc gives MKSITIKGSERESVGKVATKALRNAGAVPCVLYGGNQPVHFSADERAFKTLVYTPNAHTVVIELEGKSFNAILQDIQVHPVTDKILHIDFFQLFDDKEITMEVPVRVVGVSPGVLLGGVLRLNTRRLKVKALPANLPDFIDADISPLEMGNKLYVTKLVSDNYKLLHPDNTVVAQVRISRAAMKAAQEAAKAAKAPAKGKKK, from the coding sequence ATGAAATCGATTACAATTAAAGGATCAGAAAGAGAAAGCGTGGGCAAAGTTGCTACTAAAGCCTTACGTAATGCTGGAGCGGTTCCTTGCGTGTTATACGGAGGAAATCAACCAGTGCATTTTTCAGCAGACGAAAGAGCATTCAAAACCTTGGTTTACACTCCAAACGCGCACACAGTTGTGATTGAATTGGAAGGAAAATCATTCAATGCCATCCTACAAGACATTCAGGTTCACCCTGTAACTGACAAGATTTTACACATTGACTTCTTTCAATTATTTGATGACAAAGAAATCACCATGGAAGTTCCTGTAAGAGTTGTTGGAGTATCTCCTGGAGTATTATTAGGAGGTGTGCTACGTTTGAACACTCGTAGATTAAAAGTAAAAGCGTTGCCAGCAAATCTTCCTGATTTTATTGACGCCGACATTTCTCCACTTGAAATGGGTAACAAATTGTATGTTACGAAACTAGTTTCTGACAACTACAAATTATTGCACCCAGACAACACTGTTGTTGCTCAAGTAAGAATTTCTCGTGCAGCGATGAAAGCAGCTCAAGAAGCAGCAAAAGCGGCAAAAGCGCCTGCAAAAGGAAAGAAAAAATAA
- the pth gene encoding aminoacyl-tRNA hydrolase: protein MLKWFNSLFSKTETKDNTDYMKPEVHEHQKNNMKSVSNKFLIVGLGNIGAEYVNTRHNIGFKVVDFLARKEGINFETVKLGALAEYKFKGRTFFLLKPNTYMNLSGKAVHYWMEKEKIPLENILVITDDLNLAFGTIRIRKKGSDGGHNGLKSIHATLNTTDYARFRFGISDEFKKGKQVDYVLGEWDDAEKAALPERLELASEIIKSFGTAGLENTMSAFNGK, encoded by the coding sequence ATGCTAAAATGGTTCAACAGCCTGTTTTCAAAAACAGAAACAAAAGACAACACAGATTACATGAAACCGGAGGTTCACGAACACCAAAAAAACAATATGAAAAGCGTGAGTAATAAATTTTTAATCGTCGGACTCGGCAACATCGGTGCCGAATATGTCAACACGAGACACAATATTGGTTTTAAAGTGGTCGATTTCTTGGCCAGAAAAGAAGGAATCAATTTCGAAACCGTCAAACTCGGCGCATTGGCCGAATACAAGTTCAAAGGACGCACTTTCTTCTTGTTGAAACCCAACACCTACATGAACTTGAGTGGTAAAGCCGTACACTATTGGATGGAAAAAGAAAAAATTCCATTGGAAAACATCCTGGTCATCACCGATGATTTGAATCTTGCTTTCGGAACCATCCGCATCAGGAAAAAAGGCAGCGATGGCGGGCACAACGGACTCAAAAGCATTCACGCCACTTTAAACACAACTGATTATGCGCGTTTCCGTTTTGGTATCAGCGACGAATTCAAAAAAGGAAAGCAAGTGGATTACGTCTTGGGCGAATGGGATGATGCCGAAAAAGCAGCCCTTCCAGAGCGCTTGGAACTGGCTTCCGAAATCATAAAATCCTTTGGAACCGCCGGGTTGGAAAACACGATGAGCGCTTTTAACGGAAAATAG